A region of Periophthalmus magnuspinnatus isolate fPerMag1 chromosome 13, fPerMag1.2.pri, whole genome shotgun sequence DNA encodes the following proteins:
- the slitrk3a gene encoding SLIT and NTRK-like protein 3 — translation MLWVTLLSTIALGWSTPIPLLEDSEEIDEPCFEPCYCEVKEGIFHVHCDNKGFTNVSQISQIWSRPFKLNLQRNSMRKLYFNSFLHLNNAISINLGNNALQDIHAGAFNGLGILKRLFLHENKLEVFRNDTFLGLESLEYLQADYNVIKRIESGAFRHLHKLRVLILNDNLIPVLPNYLFRSVSLTHLDLRGNRLKTLPYKGMLEYIGRSLMEIQLEENPWNCVCEIVQLKTWLERIPYTALVGEITCEYPFHLHGKDLREIKRSELCPLLSDAEIEAKLGIPRIHFSNENTWPTKPSSMLSSFHNTASSVEYRERTAKPTRRPPKATKNPPTPRSIYPGLNQPPIAGYQTRPPIPIICPSGCICNLHINDLGLTVNCKEKGFHNISELLPRPLNAKKLYLSGNLIQKIYRSDFWNFSSLDLLHLGNNRISYVQEGAFINLPNLKSLYLNGNDIERLTPGMFRGLHMLSYLYFEYNVIREIQPNSFSLMPSLQLVFLNDNLLRTLPADVFAGTNLARLNLRNNYFLSLPVRGVLEHLTSLVQIDLHQNPWECSCDIIPLKQWVEKLSSVIVVGDVICKTPEFAFGKDLRSLEVEVLCPELKLSGPSPVLPGDDVSGGGSNMGEAGARGAVPLSVLILSLLILFISAVFVAAGLFAFVLRRRKKLPFRKRSEVDLTGIQMQCRIFEDPPRPSSAGNIATPEKPTPTLHTHSSHSHAHGHVYDYIPHPVTQMCNNPIYKPREGEIAEEGRQFTEKKDSGSSSNNYRTLLEKEREWTLAVSNSQLNTIVTVNHSTAEMAGFHENGGLCPTVIDSQRPTPTVGFVDCLYGTVPKLKDMHVAHAHPPGMQYPDLQQDARLKETLLFTAGKGCYPDPSQSDYLELRAKLQTKPDYLEVLEKSYRF, via the coding sequence ATGCTGTGGGTTACCTTGCTGAGCACCATAGCCCTAGGATGGAGCACCCCAATCCCACTTCTGGAAGACTCGGAGGAGATCGACGAGCCCTGCTTCGAGCCGTGCTACTGCGAGGTCAAAGAGGGCATCTTTCACGTCCACTGCGACAACAAAGGATTTACAAATGTCAGCCAGATCTCCCAGATATGGAGTCGGCCCTTCAAACTCAACCTGCAGAGGAATTCCATGAGGAAGCTCTACTTTAACAGCTTCCTCCATCTGAACAATGCCATATCCATAAACTTGGGTAATAATGCATTGCAAGATATACACGCTGGGGCTTTCAATGGCTTAGGAATACTCAAACGGCTATTTTTGCACGAGAACAAGTTGGAAGTTTTTCGGAATGACACTTTTCTTGGTTTAGAGAGCTTAGAATATCTCCAAGCGGACTACAATGTTATCAAAAGGATTGAGAGCGGTGCGTTCAGACACCTTCACAAACTACGGGTGCTGATTTTGAATGACAATCTGATTCCAGTGCTGCCCAACTACCTGTTCCGCTCCGTATCTCTCACGCATCTGGACCTGAGAGGAAACAGGTTAAAGACGTTACCGTATAAGGGCATGCTGGAGTATATTGGGCGGAGCTTGATGGAAATCCAGCTTGAGGAGAATCCATggaactgtgtgtgtgagatagTTCAGTTGAAAACGTGGCTGGAGAGAATTCCGTATACTGCGTTAGTGGGCGAGATCACGTGCGAATATCCGTTCCACCTGCACGGGAAAGACTTGCGAGAGATCAAACGCAGCGAGCTCTGTCCCCTGCTATCGGATGCGGAAATCGAAGCTAAACTTGGAATTCCGCGCATCCACTTCAGCAATGAAAATACATGGCCTACAAAACCGTCGTCCATGCTGTCGTCATTCCACAACACGGCATCGTCTGTGGAATACCGGGAAAGGACGGCCAAGCCCACCAGACGACCCCCCAAAGCCACAAAGAACCCGCCCACCCCACGTAGCATCTATCCGGGTTTAAATCAACCTCCCATAGCTGGCTACCAAACGAGACCGCCCATTCCAATCATATGCCCGTCCGGATGCATTTGCAATCTTCACATCAATGACTTGGGGCTAACAGTaaattgcaaagaaaaaggCTTTCACAATATTTCCGAGCTCCTCCCAAGGCCGTTAAATGCCAAGAAGTTATATCTAAGCGGGAATCTAATCCAGAAAATCTACCGTTCCGATTTTTGGAACTTCTCAAGTTTGGATTTATTGCATTTGGGGAATAATCGTATCTCTTATGTACAAGAGGGGGCCTTTATCAATCTGCCCAATCTGAAAAGTTTATATTTGAATGGGAATGATATTGAGAGActaactccagggatgtttagGGGGCTCCACATGTTGAGTTATCTTTATTTTGAGTATAATGTCATCCGTGAGATCCAACCTAACTCCTTCtccctgatgccctccctccaGCTGGTTTTTCTTAATGACAACCTGCTCCGGACCCTCCCCGCTGATGTTTTCGCTGGCACCAATCTTGCACGTCTCAACCTCCGTAATAACTACTTCCTATCCCTGCCCGTGCGTGGCGTTCTGGAGCACCTCACCTCCCTGGTTCAAATCGACCTGCACCAGAACCCCTGGGAGTGCTCCTGTGACATCATCCCCCTGAAGCAGTGGGTGGAAAAGCTGTCCTCAGTTATTGTGGTGGGTGACGTCATCTGTAAAACTCCAGAGTTTGCTTTTGGCAAGGACCTCCGCtccctggaggtggaggtgctgtGCCCTGAGCTCAAGTTATCCGGGCCCTCGCCTGTTCTACCGGGGGACGATGTGAGTGGAGGGGGCTCTAACATGGGAGAGGCGGGAGCCAGGGGAGCTGTGCCTCTGTCTGTCCTTATCCTCAGCCTGCTCATTCTTTTTATCTCGGCTGTGTTCGTGGCTGCTGGGCTTTTTGCTTTTGTCCTCCGCCGCAGGAAGAAGCTGCCCTTTAGGAAGCGTTCAGAGGTGGATCTGACAGGGATTCAAATGCAGTGCCGGATATTTGAGGATCCGCCAAGGCCAAGTAGTGCGGGAAACATCGCCACACCGGAGAAGCCCACTCCTACATTACACACTCACAGTAGTCACTCTCATGCCCATGGGCACGTCTATGACTACATCCCCCACCCGGTTACTCAGATGTGCAACAACCCCATCTACAAGCCCCGCGAGGGGGAAATCGCAGAGGAGGGCCGGCAGTTTACCGAGAAGAAAGACAGTGGCAGCAGTAGCAACAATTACAGAACCTtattagagaaagagagagagtggaccTTGGCCGTGTCCAACTCTCAGCTCAACACCATCGTCACAGTGAACCACAGCACTGCTGAGATGGCAGGGTTCCACGAGAATGGAGGGCTGTGCCCCACTGTCATCGACAGTCAGAGGCCCACCCCCACTGTGGGCTTCGTAGACTGTCTATATGGGACCGTGCCCAAACTAAAGGACATGCATGTGGCGCATGCGCACCCACCAGGCATGCAGTACCCAGACTTACAACAGGATGCACGACTGAAGGAGACGTTGCTTTTCACGGCGGGGAAAGGCTGCTACCCCGATCCGTCCCAAAGCGATTACCTCGAGTTAAGGGCCAAACTTCAGACCAAGCCGGATTACCTCGAAGTCTTGGAAAAATCGTATCGGTTTTAA